In Planctomycetota bacterium, the sequence ACTCTAACAAAACGATTGCATCTATGCGATCGTTGTGATAGCCATGTCCCATGAGCCGAATCGTACTTCTTTTTACCATCATCATGAGCCTTGTGGTTGTACCCACCTATCACGGATATCAGTGCGTCCTGCACCATTCGTCTATGCAACTCGCCAGTGTCTCTGACAATCATATTACCCAGAAATCTGAGAAGCCTGGAGAATCCGACCATTTCTGCTGCCAACATCATCAGTCACTCCGGCAAACACTCGAATTGTTCTCTTATCATCGCAGTGCGATAAGCCAGCCTTTCTTGTTTTTCACAGACAGCAACCTCAGATCATTCTCGCCCCGTCCACTCTTAGAGCCTCCATCGCACGCTTAACGCTTAATTATCCATCAGCTGACGCGCCTCATTCGCGCGCTCAATGACAAATCCTGTTACGGAATTATGTGTTTGCGTTATGAGACGATGTGTTTTGATCACTTCTTTAATTGGCATTTCTGTGCCAACAACGGCTTCAGCTACGCGCGTTCAGCTGCTTGCGGAAACAAGTAATGTGACGCAGACCGAAGCCCATGACCCTGGCACCGCGAGTGATACGATTGCACGCCCCACGACGCCGATGGTGGTCACACTGGAAACTGCGATCACGAATGCTCTTGCTGCTTCACCGCGACTTAGGTCAGTAAAAGCGTCACTTGCAGCGAGTAAAGGTGAACGCGACCAAGCCAGTGCATGGGCAAATCCTGAGGCCTCCGTGGAAGCGGAGAATATCGGCGGCGAAGGCCAGTATCGCGGATTGCGATCGGCAGAGGTAACGTATGGGGTGTCACAGCTGATAGAGATTGGCGGCAAACGTTCTGCCCGCATCGACGTTGCTGAGCAAGGCGCAACACTTGCGGGATTCGATTACGAAACGGCGCGGCTGGATCTGGTGCGCGAAGTGCAGCTCGCTTATATCGACGCCATCGCCGCGCAGGAACAGGCACAAATCACCTCCGAGCAACAGGAATTGGCAAAAGACGTATTGAGCGTGGTGAGCCAGCGCGTCGGCGCGGCGCGTGAGCCGTTGATTCAGAAAAGCAAGGCGGAAGTAGCGCTTTCCACCAGCACCATCGCACATGACAAAGCGGAACTCGCTCTTGTGACCGCCAAGCGCGCGCTGGCCTCGCTATGGGGCGGCACAAATGAGGCGTATGAGCTCGACAACGCCGCTTTCTTTACGATTACACAACCGGCGCCGCTGGCCGTAGCAATGGATGAGTGGAAGAAAAACCCGGATTTCGCCCGCTTCGATGCGGAAGTTGCGCGCAGCAAAGCAGCGCTGGATTTGGAAAAAGCCAATGCGGTGCCGGACCCGCGCATCAGCGCCGGTGTGCGGGATTTCCGCGAGAGCAATGACCGCGCCTTCGTAGTCGGCCTGTCGCTGCCGATTCCGGTATTCAATCTGAATCGCGGCAATATTGAGACAGCCCGCCAGGAAGTCACCCGCACCGAAAGCATCAGGGAAAATGCGGCGCTGACGCTCAATACCGAACTGACGCGCGCGCAGGCTGAACTGGAAATAGCATACAACCAGGCCGTCACTCTTAAAGATACCATTCTGCCCGCTGCGCAGAAGGCTTTTACCTTGTCGCGCCGGGGCTATGGCGAAGGCAAGTTTTCCTATCTGGAAGTGCTTGACGCCCAGCGAACGCTTTATGAAACCCGCTCCAGCTACCAGGATGCCTTGCGCGATTACCACCGCAACCGCGCCGAAGTGGAGCGCCTGACCGCCACCCATACCACGCCAGCCAGTTATAACGAGGAGCCTCATGAGTAATAAATCGCTAGTTATTATTTTGTTGTTGGCGGCGTTGATTGGCGGTGGCTACTGGCTTATGGGCGGCAAGGCTGAAAATGCGCTCGCGCAGGCCGAACCGGAAAGGAAAGAAGAAGGCAATGCCGAGGAAGGCCATAAGGAAGGTGAGCCCGCCGGCGACAGCACGGAGATCGCCAAGGACGCCGCCGATGCTGCGGGCATTAAGACGGAAACCGCTGGCGGTGCCACTGTTGCGGAAACCGTAACGCTGACCGGGCGCATCACGCTGAACCAAAACACCATTGCACAGGTAAAAGCGCGCTTTCCGGGCATCGTGCGCGATGTGAAAAAAGGCCAAGGCGAAACCG encodes:
- a CDS encoding TolC family protein; translation: MTQTEAHDPGTASDTIARPTTPMVVTLETAITNALAASPRLRSVKASLAASKGERDQASAWANPEASVEAENIGGEGQYRGLRSAEVTYGVSQLIEIGGKRSARIDVAEQGATLAGFDYETARLDLVREVQLAYIDAIAAQEQAQITSEQQELAKDVLSVVSQRVGAAREPLIQKSKAEVALSTSTIAHDKAELALVTAKRALASLWGGTNEAYELDNAAFFTITQPAPLAVAMDEWKKNPDFARFDAEVARSKAALDLEKANAVPDPRISAGVRDFRESNDRAFVVGLSLPIPVFNLNRGNIETARQEVTRTESIRENAALTLNTELTRAQAELEIAYNQAVTLKDTILPAAQKAFTLSRRGYGEGKFSYLEVLDAQRTLYETRSSYQDALRDYHRNRAEVERLTATHTTPASYNEEPHE